From a single Methanobrevibacter oralis genomic region:
- a CDS encoding transcriptional regulator translates to MKPPCEIIVWYVIPAIRSELAKELLKLGMKQKEVSELMDITQPAVSQYITDKRGSGICLKDNVKGMIHGFAKDLYEGNASKIDLVPRVCKICKKVETTDVLEQLGIDKSDLGEDCQSCLGSEVD, encoded by the coding sequence ATGAAACCACCTTGTGAAATCATTGTATGGTATGTAATTCCTGCTATTCGTTCAGAACTAGCAAAAGAATTATTAAAATTAGGAATGAAGCAAAAAGAAGTTTCTGAACTTATGGATATAACTCAGCCGGCAGTATCTCAATATATTACTGATAAACGTGGTAGTGGTATTTGTTTAAAAGATAATGTTAAAGGAATGATTCATGGATTTGCTAAAGACTTATATGAAGGTAATGCATCTAAAATTGATTTAGTTCCTAGAGTTTGTAAGATTTGTAAAAAAGTAGAAACTACTGATGTTTTAGAGCAATTAGGTATTGATAAGTCCGATTTAGGTGAAGATTGTCAATCTTGTTTGGGTTCTGAAGTCGATTAA
- the nth gene encoding endonuclease III yields the protein MNKKERVVKLIEYLEGIFKIRVFLDKDPYKVLVRTILSQRTRDENTDQATNNLFNKYKDIYEIVDAPIEDVQKLIKPAGFYRVKAGRIQEVSQILIDQYGGEVPNTLEELVELPGVGRKTANCVLVFAFELPAIPVDTHVHRISNRLGLVDTKTPDQTEGELTKIVPRHLWIKLNDLMVQFGQNICKPTSPQCEICPCTDICDYFNE from the coding sequence ATGAATAAAAAAGAAAGAGTAGTTAAACTTATTGAATATTTAGAGGGTATTTTTAAAATTAGAGTCTTTTTAGATAAAGACCCATATAAAGTTTTAGTTAGAACAATTTTATCTCAAAGAACAAGAGATGAAAATACAGACCAAGCTACAAATAATTTATTTAACAAATATAAAGATATCTATGAGATTGTTGATGCACCAATTGAGGATGTTCAAAAATTAATTAAACCTGCAGGTTTTTATCGTGTAAAGGCAGGAAGGATTCAAGAAGTTTCTCAAATCTTAATAGATCAATATGGTGGTGAAGTTCCAAATACTTTAGAAGAGCTTGTAGAACTTCCAGGAGTAGGTCGTAAAACTGCAAATTGTGTTTTAGTATTTGCATTTGAACTTCCAGCTATTCCAGTTGATACTCATGTTCATAGAATTTCAAATAGGCTGGGTTTGGTTGATACAAAAACTCCTGATCAAACTGAGGGGGAACTTACAAAAATTGTGCCTCGTCACTTATGGATTAAATTAAATGATTTAATGGTTCAATTTGGACAAAATATCTGCAAACCAACTTCACCTCAATGTGAAATTTGTCCTTGTACAGATATTTGTGATTATTTTAATGAATAA
- a CDS encoding class I SAM-dependent methyltransferase: MNKVDYGNWVSAFMMKTIIVLSSIFFILLVLSVLFLKIQVISIILAIIFVVSLAFTIYMKICRNLLDFEKGGLMGKIHQDVVNHLEWDGEGELLDIGCGSGALSICCAKRFSNSKVTGIDYWGTEWSFAKEQCENNAMLEGVSSRTNFVKGDAANLDFESESFDAAISNFVFHEVRSAKDKRDVVREALRILKKGGSFCFQDLFSQKKLYGDMNEFCEELKQSGIEEIHYIANTENNEFIPSYIKLPWMIKNVGMIYGKK; encoded by the coding sequence TTGAATAAGGTTGATTATGGAAATTGGGTTTCTGCATTTATGATGAAAACAATTATTGTTCTTTCATCGATTTTTTTTATACTATTGGTTTTAAGTGTCTTATTTTTAAAAATACAAGTGATTAGTATTATTTTAGCTATAATATTTGTTGTAAGTTTGGCATTTACTATTTATATGAAAATATGTAGAAATCTTTTAGATTTTGAAAAAGGTGGGTTGATGGGTAAAATTCATCAAGATGTTGTGAACCATTTAGAATGGGATGGTGAAGGTGAGCTTTTAGATATTGGTTGTGGGTCAGGAGCTTTATCCATATGTTGTGCAAAAAGATTTTCTAATTCAAAAGTAACTGGAATTGATTATTGGGGGACTGAATGGAGTTTTGCAAAGGAACAATGTGAAAATAATGCAATGTTAGAAGGAGTTTCTAGTCGAACTAACTTTGTAAAAGGGGATGCAGCTAATCTAGATTTTGAATCTGAAAGCTTTGATGCAGCTATAAGTAATTTTGTTTTCCATGAAGTTAGAAGTGCTAAGGACAAACGGGACGTAGTAAGAGAAGCTTTAAGAATTCTTAAAAAAGGAGGTTCATTTTGCTTTCAAGATTTATTTTCTCAAAAAAAGCTTTATGGGGATATGAACGAATTCTGTGAAGAATTAAAACAAAGTGGAATTGAAGAAATTCACTACATTGCAAACACAGAGAATAACGAGTTTATTCCAAGTTATATTAAATTACCTTGGATGATTAAGAATGTAGGAATGATTTATGGTAAAAAATAA
- the cysK gene encoding cysteine synthase A produces the protein MVNIPELKRGVLDSVVDAIGNTPIVRLNNLTRNLNAEVDVKMESFNPTGSVKDRVAVSMIEDAEKRGLLDKDSVIIEPTSGNTGIGLGFAAAAKGYRLILIMPETMSIERRKLLAIFGAEIVLTPGGDGMSGAIEKADEIEKKTPGGIILHQFDNPANVDIHSKTTAKEILRDTDGNVDIVVAGVGTGGTITGIGKLLKKELPNVKIVAVEPKDSQTLAKGEKGPHKIQGIGAGFTPSIYEDSVIDEIIPVANEDAGKTLVNLAKKEGIFAGISSGAATWAALELAKREENGGKRIIAILPDNGERYLSVDWLFD, from the coding sequence ATGGTAAATATACCTGAATTAAAAAGAGGAGTGCTTGATAGTGTGGTTGATGCAATTGGAAACACTCCTATTGTAAGATTAAATAATTTAACTAGAAATCTAAATGCTGAAGTTGATGTAAAAATGGAATCATTTAACCCAACAGGAAGTGTCAAAGATCGTGTAGCTGTTTCAATGATTGAAGATGCTGAAAAAAGGGGTCTTTTAGATAAGGATTCTGTTATTATTGAACCTACAAGTGGAAATACGGGTATTGGACTTGGTTTTGCAGCAGCAGCTAAGGGTTATAGGTTAATTTTAATAATGCCTGAAACAATGTCTATTGAAAGAAGAAAATTATTAGCTATTTTTGGGGCTGAAATTGTTTTAACACCCGGTGGTGATGGAATGAGTGGAGCTATTGAAAAAGCAGATGAAATTGAAAAAAAAACTCCTGGTGGAATAATATTACACCAATTTGACAATCCTGCCAATGTTGATATTCACTCTAAAACAACTGCTAAAGAAATTTTAAGAGATACCGATGGAAATGTTGATATTGTTGTTGCAGGTGTTGGGACTGGAGGAACTATTACAGGAATAGGTAAACTATTGAAAAAAGAATTGCCTAATGTTAAAATTGTTGCAGTAGAACCAAAGGACTCCCAAACATTAGCTAAAGGTGAAAAAGGACCGCATAAAATTCAGGGTATTGGTGCAGGATTTACTCCGTCGATTTATGAGGATAGTGTAATTGATGAGATTATTCCAGTAGCTAATGAAGATGCAGGTAAAACATTAGTTAATTTAGCTAAAAAAGAAGGAATCTTTGCTGGAATTTCATCTGGTGCAGCTACATGGGCAGCATTAGAATTAGCTAAACGTGAAGAAAATGGAGGTAAAAGAATAATCGCAATCTTACCAGATAATGGAGAAAGATATTTGTCTGTTGATTGGTTATTCGATTAA
- the aroA gene encoding 3-phosphoshikimate 1-carboxyvinyltransferase, whose amino-acid sequence MILKVKNVSNIGGIVKAPPSKSYSHRAIILASLANGTSKLYNLLFSGDTQASIDVCKALGAKITKHDDYLEVVGTSAKLHNSKTHAIDLANSGTTLRLMTSVASLSDNDVILTGDESLQSRPMGLLMDALIPLGITTKSLNNNDKAPILIKPGYVGGDTNILGSISSQFISSIIISAPLSDKGVTLFVLPEFKSKPYVDMTIDIMKKFGVNILKGYYLKHESCNKEFKSCRIDEFVIKKQDYMACDYIVEGDYSSASYLLACVAIGGGNAKILNLFKSSKQGDKLILDILEKMGVEINRYDDYVEISSDSNLKAVDVDLSNAPDLLVTVAVLAAMANGTSNITGVKHTRVKETDRIDTTCRELEKLGCKLVEYEGGMSITGGVNSGVVDSHGDHRLAMAFSLIGLKNEIEIKNGEVFDVSFPNFIDTMAKIGFNLELI is encoded by the coding sequence ATGATTCTTAAGGTAAAAAATGTTTCCAATATTGGAGGTATTGTAAAAGCACCACCATCTAAAAGTTATTCTCATAGAGCTATTATTTTAGCTAGTTTAGCTAATGGTACTTCAAAATTATATAATTTACTTTTTTCTGGAGATACTCAAGCGTCTATTGATGTTTGTAAAGCTTTAGGAGCTAAAATTACAAAACATGATGATTACTTAGAAGTTGTTGGAACATCTGCTAAACTTCATAATTCAAAAACACATGCAATTGATTTAGCTAATTCTGGAACTACTTTAAGATTAATGACAAGTGTAGCTAGTTTATCAGATAATGATGTTATTTTAACTGGGGATGAATCCTTACAAAGTAGGCCAATGGGTCTTTTAATGGATGCCTTAATACCTTTAGGAATCACTACTAAATCTTTAAACAATAATGATAAGGCACCAATTTTAATAAAACCAGGTTATGTTGGTGGAGATACTAATATTTTAGGCAGTATAAGTTCACAATTCATATCATCAATTATAATCTCAGCACCACTTTCAGACAAGGGTGTAACTTTATTTGTTCTTCCTGAATTTAAATCAAAGCCTTATGTTGATATGACTATTGATATAATGAAAAAATTTGGGGTAAATATTTTAAAGGGATATTATTTAAAACATGAATCTTGTAATAAAGAATTTAAGAGTTGTAGAATTGATGAGTTTGTAATTAAAAAACAAGATTATATGGCTTGTGATTATATTGTAGAAGGAGATTATTCATCTGCATCATATTTGCTTGCCTGTGTAGCCATTGGTGGAGGTAATGCTAAAATTTTAAACCTATTTAAAAGTTCTAAACAAGGGGATAAATTAATTTTAGATATACTTGAAAAAATGGGTGTTGAGATTAATCGATATGATGACTATGTTGAAATTTCATCTGATAGTAATTTAAAAGCTGTTGATGTTGATTTATCAAATGCTCCAGATTTATTAGTTACAGTAGCTGTTCTTGCCGCAATGGCTAATGGAACATCTAATATTACTGGAGTTAAACATACAAGAGTTAAAGAGACAGATAGGATTGACACTACTTGTCGTGAACTTGAAAAATTAGGTTGTAAATTAGTTGAATATGAGGGTGGAATGTCCATTACAGGTGGAGTTAACTCTGGTGTTGTGGATTCCCATGGGGATCATAGATTAGCTATGGCGTTTTCATTAATTGGACTTAAAAATGAAATTGAAATTAAGAATGGAGAAGTATTTGATGTATCATTCCCTAATTTCATAGATACAATGGCAAAAATTGGTTTTAATTTAGAGTTGATATGA
- the cysE gene encoding serine O-acetyltransferase → MFNRLRSEIQAIKDKDPAARNTLEIFLCYPGFYAILIHRLSHFLWNHSLKLLARVISTISRFLTGIEIHPGAKFGKCVFIDHGMGVVVGETAIVEDDVLIYQGVILGGTSTQKTKRHPTIKKGAIIGAGAKIMGNITVGEYSKIGTGAVVLKDVPPESTCVGVPGRIVKRKHKRTKRVDLDHNKLPDPVADAIKTLSEHLEKNEECIKILLDKNKLCSPDEYNDELDDLLNK, encoded by the coding sequence ATGTTTAACAGGTTGAGAAGTGAAATACAGGCTATAAAAGACAAAGATCCAGCTGCACGGAATACATTAGAAATATTTTTGTGTTATCCTGGATTTTATGCAATATTGATTCATAGACTTAGTCATTTTTTATGGAATCATTCTCTAAAGTTATTAGCTAGGGTTATTTCAACTATATCTAGATTTCTTACAGGTATTGAAATTCATCCTGGAGCAAAATTTGGTAAATGTGTATTTATAGATCACGGTATGGGTGTTGTCGTTGGTGAAACAGCTATTGTTGAAGACGATGTTTTAATTTATCAGGGTGTTATTCTTGGTGGGACTAGTACTCAAAAAACTAAAAGACATCCAACAATTAAAAAAGGAGCTATTATTGGTGCAGGAGCTAAAATAATGGGAAACATTACTGTTGGTGAATATTCTAAAATCGGAACTGGAGCTGTTGTACTTAAAGATGTTCCTCCTGAATCTACTTGTGTGGGGGTTCCAGGAAGAATTGTTAAAAGAAAACATAAACGTACTAAAAGAGTTGATCTTGATCACAATAAACTTCCCGACCCTGTTGCAGATGCTATTAAAACTCTTTCAGAGCATCTTGAGAAGAATGAGGAATGTATTAAGATTTTACTTGATAAAAACAAATTATGTTCGCCTGATGAATATAATGATGAATTAGATGATTTATTGAATAAGTAG
- a CDS encoding helix-turn-helix domain-containing protein encodes MSKEELNNEMSQYVAFYRYYQRLIAIKFITEGHTIQDVANLLNISYPTVHRWAKSCEMDGLDGLKPSFGGGRPSKLSYEQQVELDNIIENTPNLSMKNVQQIVKEKFNVEYSLKQIGVIVRKLGYNYSKAYPIFTKTPKDAKKQLKKT; translated from the coding sequence ATGAGTAAAGAAGAGTTAAACAATGAAATGAGTCAATATGTTGCATTTTATCGTTATTATCAGCGATTAATTGCGATTAAATTTATAACCGAAGGCCATACAATACAAGATGTAGCAAATTTACTTAACATTTCTTACCCGACTGTTCACAGATGGGCTAAATCCTGTGAAATGGATGGATTAGATGGTTTAAAACCATCTTTTGGAGGTGGAAGACCATCAAAATTATCTTATGAACAACAAGTAGAATTAGATAATATCATTGAAAATACTCCCAATTTATCAATGAAAAATGTTCAACAAATAGTTAAAGAAAAATTCAATGTAGAATACAGTTTAAAACAAATAGGAGTCATAGTAAGAAAATTAGGATATAATTATAGCAAAGCATATCCTATTTTTACAAAAACTCCAAAAGATGCTAAAAAACAATTAAAAAAAACTTAG
- the pheT gene encoding phenylalanine--tRNA ligase subunit beta: protein MPVITFKYQDLKDLGINIKKDELIDTLPMMSSDIEDFDDEEIKVEFFPNRPDNLSVEGVARSFKGFIGQEIGLPNYEVTPSGEFVVVDEQVAKIRPYIAFAKIEGVDFKGDKLKYIMDFQENLHWVIGRDRKKVAIGIHNADVVNAPYKYIATAKDENEFIPLEKSSTMTPYEILTKHEKGVDYAHLIEDFDKYPLILDKDNQILSMPPIINGELTKLKEDTANIIVDVTGTDEKAVNQTLNIICSSFAEVGGKIKSMEVRYVDKSIVSPDLSPQIKNVHVDVTNKLIGGTDLNAEEIHKLLLKTRFDAEIINENELKVFIPSYRIDILHEVDIVENIAVQYRINNVVAKLPNVNTVAHENDWIKSENTIREVMIGLGFQEIMSLMLTNEKAHYTNMLQKEEDHVQVSRPITIDRTMIRTSLINSLMEFLEDNKHEDLPQKIFEIGDVLYLDESKENKVRTSKKLAGLICHSTANFTEIKSVVTSTVSNLGYSMEISDSENPSFISGRASDLKGDSKNSSIRGFFGEISPEVISNFNLEYPVIAFEIEFIS, encoded by the coding sequence ATGCCAGTTATTACATTCAAATATCAAGATTTAAAAGATTTAGGAATAAATATTAAAAAAGATGAATTAATAGACACTCTCCCCATGATGAGTAGTGATATTGAAGATTTTGATGATGAAGAAATTAAAGTAGAATTCTTCCCTAACCGTCCAGATAATTTATCTGTTGAAGGAGTAGCTAGATCTTTTAAGGGTTTTATTGGCCAAGAAATTGGTCTTCCAAATTATGAAGTAACACCATCTGGAGAATTTGTAGTTGTTGATGAACAAGTAGCTAAAATTAGGCCCTATATTGCTTTTGCGAAAATTGAAGGGGTTGATTTTAAAGGAGATAAACTCAAGTACATTATGGATTTTCAAGAAAATCTCCATTGGGTTATTGGAAGAGATAGAAAAAAAGTAGCTATTGGTATTCACAATGCAGATGTTGTTAATGCTCCATATAAATACATTGCAACTGCTAAAGATGAAAATGAATTTATTCCTCTTGAAAAATCATCTACTATGACGCCTTATGAAATCTTAACTAAACATGAAAAAGGTGTTGATTATGCTCATCTAATTGAAGATTTCGATAAGTATCCTTTAATTTTAGATAAAGATAACCAAATTCTTTCAATGCCTCCCATTATTAATGGAGAACTTACTAAACTTAAAGAAGATACTGCAAATATTATTGTTGATGTGACTGGAACCGATGAAAAAGCTGTTAATCAAACTTTAAATATTATTTGTTCCTCATTTGCAGAAGTTGGAGGGAAAATTAAAAGTATGGAAGTTAGATATGTTGATAAAAGTATTGTTAGTCCAGATTTATCTCCTCAAATTAAAAATGTTCATGTTGATGTTACTAATAAATTAATTGGTGGAACAGATTTAAATGCAGAAGAGATTCATAAATTATTACTTAAAACTCGTTTTGATGCTGAAATTATTAATGAAAACGAATTAAAAGTATTTATTCCATCTTATAGAATTGATATTTTACACGAAGTTGATATTGTTGAAAATATTGCTGTTCAATATAGAATTAATAATGTTGTAGCGAAACTTCCAAATGTAAATACAGTAGCTCATGAAAATGACTGGATTAAATCAGAAAATACCATTCGTGAAGTAATGATTGGATTAGGTTTTCAAGAAATTATGAGTTTAATGCTTACTAATGAAAAAGCTCACTATACAAATATGTTACAAAAAGAAGAAGACCACGTTCAAGTATCAAGACCTATTACAATTGATCGGACTATGATTCGTACTAGTTTAATTAACAGTTTAATGGAATTTTTAGAAGATAACAAGCATGAAGATTTACCTCAAAAAATATTTGAAATTGGAGATGTTTTATATCTTGATGAAAGTAAAGAAAATAAGGTTAGAACTTCTAAAAAACTAGCTGGGTTAATCTGTCATTCTACTGCAAATTTCACTGAAATTAAATCCGTTGTAACAAGTACTGTTTCTAATCTAGGCTACTCTATGGAAATTTCTGATAGTGAAAATCCATCATTTATTTCAGGCCGAGCTAGTGATTTAAAAGGAGATTCTAAAAATAGTTCAATTAGAGGATTCTTTGGTGAAATTTCACCAGAAGTAATTAGTAATTTTAACTTAGAATATCCTGTTATTGCTTTTGAAATTGAATTTATTTCTTAA
- a CDS encoding PH domain-containing protein, protein MFPDEEIIQSFTFFRDSIVLTTLGIYVIAVQGLTDKKVEVKSSIEIIKTIS, encoded by the coding sequence TTGTTTCCAGACGAAGAAATCATACAATCATTTACATTTTTCAGAGATTCAATTGTTTTAACAACACTTGGAATTTATGTAATTGCTGTACAAGGCTTAACTGATAAAAAAGTTGAAGTTAAATCTTCCATTGAAATTATTAAAACAATTTCTTGA
- a CDS encoding valine--tRNA ligase — protein MANENIPKDYDIKKEKFWEQKWQDGDVYKFIGDGTRPRYVIDTPPPYPTGSIHLGHVLNWVYIDMNARYRRLKGMDVLFTQGWDCHGLPTEVKVEETHNIKKNDVSRAKFREFCIELTTENIAKMKKQMKAMGFSQDWSREFITMTPEYMKRTQYSFLQMYDDDLIYQGIHPVNWCPRCETAIAFAEVEYGDNETYLNYVNFPPAAESFYKDIKTSKESGKQANPKEKGIIIATTRPELMSACVGLVIHPDDGRYSHLLGKYVEVPLSHQKVKIIADEEVDPEFGTGAVMVCTFGDKTDVTWVNKHGLEIIDAIDETGHLTSAAGRYDGLDLQTAKIKTIEDLKSEEYLLKQEKVEQNVGQCWRCKTPIEILVKKQWFVAVNKLIEQTKEAAEEMNWVPEHMKSRMINWADSMEWDWCISRQRLFATPIPVWYCKDCGKIILPEIEDLPVDPTQDKPKHTCECGCEEFIPEEDVLDTWMDSSVSPLSIADWPNKGFEDIFPSNIRPQGHDIIRTWAFYTTLRCLALTGKKPFDDIVINGMVFGEDGYKMSKSRGNVIGPEDVIAKYGADSLRTWAANSVPGSDVMFDWKDIKHGYRFLRKFWNAFRFISMQIFDEEVPYDEAKDSFGAMDKWILAKLNKLNIKVDNAFANYEYADTISSIEKFVWHDFCDEYIEAVKYRLYNDDVGDKSRRAAKYTLRCVIETSLKFLSPIVPFFAEEVYQHFSDTSIHKESWPEVNESLLNDVAVENGDLTVDLIDEVRRFKSASKIPLNARLAEVNVYTSDEKLIDVFNEFNEDILGTLKIDELSVKTGRPEVHEKIIEIEGEMSQIGPKFKKDAGKIIGYLKSTPIDEIAENLNINGQLDINGLIVDESMLNIKKDIVGASGKKIDILQSETLDIIVEVIR, from the coding sequence ATGGCAAATGAGAATATTCCTAAGGACTATGACATTAAAAAAGAAAAATTTTGGGAGCAAAAGTGGCAGGATGGTGATGTTTACAAATTTATTGGAGATGGAACCAGACCGAGATATGTAATTGATACTCCTCCACCTTACCCAACAGGTTCTATTCATTTAGGTCATGTTTTAAATTGGGTTTATATTGATATGAATGCGAGATACAGAAGATTAAAAGGTATGGATGTTTTATTCACTCAAGGATGGGACTGTCATGGACTTCCTACCGAAGTAAAAGTAGAAGAAACTCACAATATTAAAAAAAATGATGTTTCAAGAGCTAAATTCAGAGAATTCTGTATTGAACTTACTACTGAAAATATAGCTAAAATGAAAAAGCAAATGAAAGCTATGGGTTTTTCACAAGATTGGAGTCGTGAATTTATAACAATGACTCCTGAGTATATGAAAAGAACTCAATATTCATTTTTACAAATGTATGATGATGATTTAATTTATCAAGGTATTCACCCTGTAAATTGGTGTCCTCGTTGTGAAACAGCTATTGCATTTGCTGAAGTAGAATATGGTGATAATGAAACTTATTTAAACTATGTTAATTTTCCACCTGCAGCTGAAAGTTTTTATAAAGATATAAAAACTTCTAAAGAGTCTGGTAAACAAGCAAATCCTAAAGAAAAAGGGATTATAATTGCTACTACAAGGCCAGAATTAATGTCTGCATGTGTAGGTCTTGTAATTCATCCAGATGATGGAAGATATTCTCATTTACTTGGCAAATATGTGGAGGTTCCTCTTTCTCATCAAAAAGTTAAAATCATTGCTGATGAAGAAGTGGATCCTGAGTTTGGTACTGGTGCTGTAATGGTTTGTACCTTTGGGGATAAAACAGATGTAACATGGGTAAATAAACATGGACTTGAAATTATTGATGCAATTGATGAAACAGGTCATTTAACCTCTGCTGCTGGAAGATATGACGGTTTAGATTTACAAACTGCAAAAATAAAAACTATTGAAGATTTAAAATCTGAAGAATATCTCTTAAAACAAGAAAAAGTAGAACAAAATGTTGGGCAATGTTGGAGATGCAAAACCCCTATAGAGATTCTTGTTAAAAAGCAATGGTTTGTAGCAGTTAATAAATTAATAGAGCAAACAAAAGAAGCTGCAGAAGAGATGAATTGGGTTCCAGAACATATGAAAAGTCGTATGATTAATTGGGCAGATTCCATGGAATGGGACTGGTGTATTTCAAGACAAAGGTTATTTGCAACTCCAATTCCAGTATGGTACTGTAAAGATTGTGGTAAAATCATTTTACCTGAAATAGAAGATTTACCAGTAGATCCTACTCAAGATAAACCTAAACACACTTGTGAATGTGGTTGTGAAGAATTTATTCCAGAAGAAGATGTTTTAGATACATGGATGGATTCATCTGTTTCACCACTTTCTATTGCAGATTGGCCTAATAAAGGTTTTGAAGATATTTTTCCATCTAATATTCGTCCACAAGGTCATGATATTATTCGTACATGGGCATTTTATACAACTCTTAGATGTCTTGCCTTAACTGGTAAAAAGCCATTTGATGATATTGTAATAAATGGGATGGTATTTGGTGAAGATGGATATAAAATGAGTAAATCCAGAGGAAATGTAATTGGTCCGGAAGATGTAATTGCTAAGTATGGTGCAGATTCTCTAAGAACATGGGCAGCTAATAGTGTTCCAGGTTCTGATGTAATGTTTGATTGGAAAGACATTAAGCATGGTTATAGATTCCTTAGAAAATTCTGGAATGCATTTAGATTTATTAGCATGCAAATATTTGATGAGGAAGTTCCATATGATGAAGCTAAAGATTCATTTGGAGCAATGGATAAATGGATTTTAGCTAAATTAAACAAATTAAACATTAAAGTAGATAATGCATTTGCTAATTATGAATATGCAGATACAATATCCTCAATTGAGAAATTTGTATGGCACGATTTCTGTGATGAGTATATTGAAGCTGTTAAATACAGATTGTACAATGATGATGTTGGTGATAAGTCAAGACGTGCAGCTAAATACACTCTTAGATGTGTAATTGAAACTTCACTTAAATTCTTATCTCCAATTGTACCGTTCTTTGCAGAAGAAGTTTACCAACACTTTTCTGATACATCAATTCATAAAGAATCATGGCCAGAAGTTAATGAATCATTATTGAATGATGTAGCTGTTGAAAATGGAGATTTAACTGTTGATTTGATTGATGAAGTAAGAAGATTTAAATCAGCTTCTAAAATCCCTCTTAATGCCCGATTAGCTGAAGTAAATGTATATACTTCTGATGAAAAATTAATTGATGTATTTAATGAATTTAATGAAGATATTTTAGGAACTTTAAAGATTGATGAGTTATCTGTTAAAACAGGAAGACCTGAAGTGCATGAAAAAATCATTGAAATCGAAGGGGAAATGTCTCAAATTGGACCTAAATTTAAAAAAGATGCAGGTAAAATCATAGGATATCTTAAATCAACTCCAATTGATGAAATTGCAGAAAATTTAAACATTAATGGTCAATTAGATATAAATGGGCTAATTGTTGATGAATCTATGCTGAATATTAAAAAAGATATTGTAGGCGCTTCTGGTAAAAAAATAGATATATTACAATCTGAAACTCTTGATATTATTGTTGAAGTAATTAGATAA